The Catenulispora sp. GP43 genome segment GTGGGTGGTCACCGCCTACACCGTGTGCTTCGCCGGCCTGCTGCTGTTCGGCGGCCGGGCCGCGGACCTGTTCGGGCGGCGTCGCACCTTCCAACTCGGGCTGGCCGGGTTCGGACTGTCCTCGCTGCTGGCCGGCCTGGCCCCCTCGCTGCCGGTGCTCGCCGCCGGCCGCGCGCTGCAAGGCGCATTCGCCGCGCTGATCACGCCGAGCGTGCTGTCATTGCTGGCGGTCACGTTTACCGAGACCCGGCAGCGGGCCCGAGCGTTCGCCGTCTACGGCGCTGTGGCCAGCAGCGGCGCAGCGCTGGGTCTGCTGCTCGGCGGAATCCTCACCGAGTACCTGGGATGGCGTTGGTGCTTGTTCGTCAACGTGGTCCTCGCCGTCGTTGTACTAGCGGTGGGACGTGCCGTGCTGCCCGACCAGCCGGGGTCGGCAACCGGCGGGCTTGACGCCGTCTCGGCCGTCCTGGCCACCGGGGGACTGGCCGCCGTGGTGCTGGGATGCGGTCAGGCAGCCCGGGACGGCTGGTCCTCGCCGATCGTGATCAGTGCCCTGATCGGCGGCGTGGCTTTGCTCGGGGCGTTCGCCGCACGGCAGAGGCGGGTGCCGGATCCCATGCTGCCGCTGCGGATTCTCGCCGACCGCGACCGGGTCGCCGCCTGTGTGGCGGTCGGTACTGGGGTCGTCGGGGCCTTCGGGATGTTCCTGATGCTGACGTACTACCTCCAGGAGGTGCTGCACTATTCGCCGGCGCGCGCCGGGGCCGCGGTGTTGCCGCTGGCGCTGGCCAACGCGGTCAGCGGCTACCAGTTG includes the following:
- a CDS encoding MFS transporter, with product MTATTADRDVAARPDRSRLILGVIASAQLMTALDATIVNIALPSAQHALGFGDAQRQWVVTAYTVCFAGLLLFGGRAADLFGRRRTFQLGLAGFGLSSLLAGLAPSLPVLAAGRALQGAFAALITPSVLSLLAVTFTETRQRARAFAVYGAVASSGAALGLLLGGILTEYLGWRWCLFVNVVLAVVVLAVGRAVLPDQPGSATGGLDAVSAVLATGGLAAVVLGCGQAARDGWSSPIVISALIGGVALLGAFAARQRRVPDPMLPLRILADRDRVAACVAVGTGVVGAFGMFLMLTYYLQEVLHYSPARAGAAVLPLALANAVSGYQLGNRLMLRVAPRFLIAGGLLVAATGLFLMTRLTSGSGYLLPILPAEILVGTGMGMLFPPSFQLAIRGVTHHDAGITSAVVNTATQVGSSVGTAVLNSLAVGATAAYLLSHPPTAPGRQAALVHGYATAIAWAAGLLAAMAAAMLVMIRSTQEKK